The Urocitellus parryii isolate mUroPar1 chromosome 6, mUroPar1.hap1, whole genome shotgun sequence genome includes a window with the following:
- the Gpx2 gene encoding glutathione peroxidase 2 gives MAYIAKSFYDLSAISLDGEKVDFNTFRGRAVLIENVASLUGTTTRDFTQLNDLQCRFPRRLVVLGFPCNQFGHQENCQNEEILNSLKYVRPGGGYQPTFTLLQKCEVNGQNEHPVFAYLKDKLPYPHDDPFSLMTDPKFIIWSPVRRSDVSWNFEKFLIGPEGEPFRRYSRTFPTINIEPDIKRLLKVAI, from the exons ATGGCCTACATCGCCAAGTCTTTCTATGACCTTAGTGCCATCAGCCTGGATGGCGAGAAGGTAGATTTCAACACCTTCCGAGGCAGGGCAGTGCTCATTGAGAATGTGGCCTCTCTCTGAGGCACTACCACCCGGGACTTCACCCAACTCAACGACCTGCAATGCCGCTTTCCCAGGCGCCTGGTGGTTCTTGGTTTCCCTTGCAACCAATTTGGACATCAG gaGAACTGTCAGAATGAGGAGATCCTGAACAGTCTCAAGTATGTCCGCCCAGGGGGTGGATACCAGCCCACCTTTACTCTTCTCCAAAAGTGTGAGGTGAATGGGCAGAACGAGCATCCCGTCTTCGCCTACCTGAAGGACAAGCTGCCCTACCCGCATGATGACCCTTTTTCCCTCATGACCGATCCCAAGTTCATCATTTGGAGTCCAGTGCGTCGCTCAGATGTGTCCTGGAACTTTGAGAAGTTCCTCATAGGGCCGGAGGGGGAGCCCTTCCGACGCTACAGCCGGACCTTCCCCACCATCAACATCGAGCCGGACATCAAGCGCCTCCTCAAAGTTGCCATATAG
- the Churc1 gene encoding protein Churchill yields MCGDCVEKEYPNRGNTCLENGSFLLNFTGCAVCSKRDFMLITNKSLKEEDGEEIVTYDHLCKNCHHVVARHEYTFSIMDEFQEYTMLCLLCGKAEDTISILPDDPRQMTLLF; encoded by the exons ATGTGTGGGGACTGTGTGGAGAAAGAGTATCCGAATCGG GGTAACACCTGTCTGGAGAATGGATCTTTCTTACTGAATTTTACAGGCTGTGCAGTATGCAGTAAGAGGGATTTTATGCTGATCACAAACAAGTCCCTTAAAGAGGAAGATGGAGAAGAAATAGTTACCTATGATC ATCTGTGTAAGAACTGTCATCATGTAGTTGCCAGACATGAGTATACGTTCAGTATCATGGATGAATTTCAG GAATACACCATGCTGTGTCTGTTATGTGGCAAAGCTGAAGATACTATCAGTATTCTCCCTGATGACCCCCGACAAATGACTCTGTTATTCTAA